One Ignavibacteriales bacterium genomic region harbors:
- a CDS encoding DUF4386 domain-containing protein translates to MTQLQKNARIAGLFYLLMAITGPFVLIYVPTKLFVTGDAAATASNIFSNQSLFRAYIVVGIFAEMFFILTVLALYRLLKDVNCQLAKLMVILVLVDAPLAFIGSANQIATLSFVQGSDLLSVFDKPQRDALATLLINIDKQGVPVSELFWGLWLIPLALLVYRSGFLPRFLGVWLFLNGIAYVTISFFGILLPELVQIANKIGFPLLLGEVAFLLWLLIVGAKQKPPSQTVTDLG, encoded by the coding sequence ATGACACAACTCCAAAAGAATGCAAGAATCGCCGGATTATTTTACCTGCTCATGGCAATTACCGGTCCTTTCGTCCTCATCTATGTTCCCACGAAGTTATTTGTTACCGGGGATGCTGCCGCGACAGCTTCTAATATCTTTTCCAATCAATCGCTTTTCCGGGCTTATATTGTAGTCGGGATTTTTGCTGAGATGTTCTTCATCTTAACTGTGTTGGCACTCTACCGGTTGCTCAAAGATGTAAACTGCCAGCTTGCCAAGCTCATGGTGATATTGGTACTGGTCGATGCGCCTTTAGCATTCATCGGATCAGCGAACCAAATTGCCACACTTTCGTTCGTGCAAGGATCCGATTTGCTGTCTGTATTCGATAAGCCCCAACGAGATGCTCTTGCCACACTCCTAATCAACATCGATAAGCAGGGAGTTCCCGTCTCCGAGTTGTTTTGGGGATTATGGCTTATTCCTCTCGCATTGCTTGTCTATCGGTCGGGTTTTCTCCCTCGCTTCCTTGGCGTGTGGTTGTTTTTGAATGGTATCGCATATGTAACAATAAGCTTCTTTGGTATTCTGTTGCCGGAACTTGTGCAGATCGCCAACAAGATCGGTTTTCCTCTTCTTCTTGGCGAAGTAGCATTCTTGCTTTGGTTACTGATTGTTGGAGCAAAGCAGAAGCCGCCCTCCCAAACAGTGACTGACCTCGGATAA